Below is a window of Pseudomonas eucalypticola DNA.
AGCCGCCTGCGCCACGAAAAGGCCCTGACCCCGGAAGCCGTGGTACGCCTGGCGGAAGCCGCCAAAGCCAAATACGGCTTCAATGACTTCAAGCTCAAGGGTGGCGTGTTGCGCGGCGCCGAGGAAATCGAAGCGGTCACCGCCCTCGCCGAACGCTTCCCGGATGCGCGCATCACCCTGGACCCCAACGGTGCCTGGTCATTGAAAGAAGCCATCGCCCTGTGCCGCGACCAGCACAAGGTGCTGGCGTATGCCGAGGACCCCTGCGGCGCGGAAAATGGCTATTCGGGCCGCGAGGTAATGGCCGAATTCCGCCGCGCCACTGGCCTGCCCACCGCCACCAACATGATCGCCACCGACTGGCGCGAGATGGGCCACGCCATCCAGTTGCAATCGGTGGACATCCCCCTGGCCGACCCGCACTTCTGGACCCTGCAGGGTTCGGTGCGTGTCGCGCAGATGTGCAACGACTGGGGCTTGACCTGGGGCTCGCACTCCAACAACCATTTCGACATTTCCCTGGCCATGTTCACCCAGGTGGCCGCTGCCGCCCCGGGCGACATCACCGCCATTGACACCCACTGGATCTGGCAGGACGGCCAGCGCCTGACCAAGGAACCGCTGAAGATCGAAGGCGGCTTCGTCAAGGTCCCGGCCAAGCCGGGGCTGGGCGTGGACATCGACATGGACGCCGTGGCCAAGGCTCACGAACTCTACAAGGGCATGGGCCTGGGCGCGCGTGACGACAGCGTGGCCATGCAGTTCCTGGTGCCGGGGTGGAAGTTCGATAACAAGAAGCCTTGCCTGGTGCGTTGACCTGCTTGGGGAGCCAGTTCGGGAAGCAGCCGCTGCGGTGCATCTGGTAGACCGCGGCGCGGCCTTCCCGAGCTTCGCCCGGTCCCACAGGAGGGGTACCTCGCCATCGCGGCCATCCCCTGTGGGACCGGGCGCCAGCTCGGGAAGCAGCCGCTGCGGTGCATCTGGCAGACCGCGGCGCGGCCTTCCCGAGCTTCGCCCGGTCCCACAGGAGGGGTACCTCGCCATCGCGGCCATCCCCTGTGGGACCGGGCGCCAGCTCGGGAAGCAGCCGCTTCGGTGCGTCAGGCAGACCGCGGCGCGGCCTTCCCGAGCTTCGCCCGGTCCCACAGGAGGGGTACCTCGCCATCGCGGCCATCCCCTGTGGGACCGGGCGTCAGCTCGGGAAGCAGGCGCTGCGGTGCGTCAGGCAGACTGCGGCGCGGCCGTCCCGAACTTCGCCCGGTCCCACAGGGGGAAGTCCGATCTAGCCGGGGCAGGTTCGACGACGCCTCAATCCTCCTCCCCGCGCACCGGCTCGCCCCGCTCATCCTCCACCACGTACCCGGTATCGATACTCACCACCACCGACATCCCCGGCCGCAGGCGTTGCGCCTCCGGTTGGTCGCTGTCCACGGTAATGCGCACCGGAATGCGCTGGGCGATCTTGACGAAGTTGCCGGTGGCGTTGTCGGCTTGGAGCAGGCTGAATTCCGAGCCGGTGGCCGGTGAGATGCGTTGCACATGGCCGCGCAGGCGCAGGTGGTTGAGGGCGTCGACGGTGAAGGTGGCAGGCTGCCCCACACGAACGTCGGCCATCTGGGTTTCCTTCATGTTGGCGATGACCCACAGGGTGTCGGGAACCAGGGCCATGAGCTGCGCACCGATATTGACGTAAGCGCCCAGGCGTACGCCGATCTGGCCCAGCTGGCCATCACGCGGGGCGGTGATTCGGGTGTTGGACAGGTCGATGCGTGCCAGTTCCACCGCGGCCTCGGCGCTGCTGACGGCGGCTTCCAGGGAGGCGCGGTTGACGATGACGGTTTGCAGGTCCTGGCGCGAGATTTCCAACGCTGCCTTGGCCTGCGCCAGGCTGGAGATGGCCGCGGCGTTGGCGGCCCGGGCCACGTCCAGCTCGCTTTTGGAAACCGAACCATCGCTGACCAGCGCTTCGTTGCGGCGCAGGTCGGCGGCGCTTTTCTGCGCCTGCGCCGCGCTGTCGCCGATGGCGGCCTGGCGCTGGGCGATGGTGGCCTCGGCGCTTCGACGCTGCTGCAGGTTGTTGGCAAGGTTGGCCTTGGCCTGCTCCAACTGGGCCAGGGACTGGTCGACTTTCTGTTTGTAGATACGATCGTCCAGGCGCACCAGCAGGTCACCGGCCTTGACGAACTGGAAGTCCTGTACCGGCACTTCAAACACGTAGCCGGCCAGCTGCGGGCCGATGATGGTGGTCTGGCCACGCACCAGGGCGTTCTCGGTGCTTTCGATCTTGCTGCTGAACGGCGGCAACTCCCAGGCATAGAGCACGATCAGCACGCCGATGACCGCGACGCTGGCGAAGATCAGCGTGGACAGAATGCGCACCCGCAGTGAACGCGGCGCGGTGGCGGCAGGGGCAACCCCTTCGGGGTGGAAGCGATGGCGTTGGTGGTGGTCGTCGTCGGTTCGGTCATGAAGAAGAGGCGCCGCTGGCAGGTTCGGAAGGTGATGGCGCCGAGGGCGCCTGGGTCGTTGTGGTGGTCAGCAGCCACAGGCTGCGGATGAAGATCCACAGCATGGTCAATACCGCGACCACGCCGATGAACATGAAAACGTCGTTGTAGGCCAGCACGTTGGCCTCTCGGGTCGCG
It encodes the following:
- the gudD gene encoding glucarate dehydratase, producing MSHPAHTNTPVVTALQVIPVAGHDSMLLNLSGAHGPFFTRNIVILTDSAGHTGVGEVPGGERIRETLEDARSLVIGQPIGHYQRVLNQMRSTFAARDAAGRGLQTFDLRITIHAVTAMEAALLDLLGQFLEVPVAALLGEGQQRDAVKMLGYLFYVGDRGATDLAYRSEPDAGDEWSRLRHEKALTPEAVVRLAEAAKAKYGFNDFKLKGGVLRGAEEIEAVTALAERFPDARITLDPNGAWSLKEAIALCRDQHKVLAYAEDPCGAENGYSGREVMAEFRRATGLPTATNMIATDWREMGHAIQLQSVDIPLADPHFWTLQGSVRVAQMCNDWGLTWGSHSNNHFDISLAMFTQVAAAAPGDITAIDTHWIWQDGQRLTKEPLKIEGGFVKVPAKPGLGVDIDMDAVAKAHELYKGMGLGARDDSVAMQFLVPGWKFDNKKPCLVR